The following DNA comes from Amycolatopsis albispora.
GCAGCCGCACCGCGGGCGCGGCCTCCCGCACTTCGGTCCGCTTGGCCACGCTGCCTCCTCCGGTCCCCGGACGTTCCGCCAGGGAGAACCCTACCTCGACACGGGCAAGTGTTAGCGATAACACTAAAGCGCGTCAAGTCTCGGATCCATCACCGCGCACCACCGCCGAAAGGATCGCCGAAGATGCCGACCCGCCTCCTGCTCACCATAACTGTCCTGTTAGGACTTTTCAGCGTCCCGGAAGCCGGTGCCGCCACACCGAATTCCGGGTATTTGTTCGCCTACTTCACCGGCGAGGGCACGCCGGACGGCGAGCAGATCTACTTCGCCGCCAGCCGCGGGGACGACCCGCTGGCCTGGGACGAGCTCAACGGCGGCCAGCCGGTGCTCACCTCCACCCTGGGCGACCGGGGTGTCCGCGACCCGTTCCTGCTGCGCTCGGCCGACGGGCGCCGGTTCTACCTGCTGGCCACCGATCTGCGGATGCACGGCAACGGGAACTGGGACCAGGTGCAGCGCACCGGCAGCCGGTCGATCATGGTCTGGGAATCGGCCGACCTGGTGCACTGGTCAGCGCAGCGCTCGGTGCGGGTCTCGCCGCCGACCGCCGGGAACACCTGGGCGCCCGAGGCGTACTGGAACGCGGCGACCGGTTCGTACGTGGTGTTCTGGGCGTCGAAGCTGTACGCGGAGAACGACCCGCAGCACCTCGGGGACAGCTACAACCGGATGATGTACGCGACCACCACGGACTTCGTGCACTTCAGCGAGGCACGCGTGTGGAACGATCCGGGCTATTCGGTCATCGACTCGACGGTGATCGAGGCGGACGGGGTGTACCACCGGCTCACCAAGGACGAGCGGAACCCGTCGTCGTCCACGCCGTGCAGCAAGTTCGTGCTGCAGGAGAGCTCGGCGGACCTGCTGGCGCCGTCGTGGGACTTCGTCGCCGACTGCATCGGGAAGGGCGCCATCAGCCGCGGGGAGGGCCCGACGGTGTTCAAGGCGAACACCGGGGACAAGTGGTACCTGTTCATCGACGAGTTCGGCGGGCGCGGGTACGTGCCGTTCGAGACCACCGACCTCACCTCGGGGCGGTGGACGGTGCCGCCGGCCTACGACCTGCCGTCGTCGCCGCGGCACGGCACCGTGCTGCCGCTGAACCCGGCGGAACACCACCGGGTCGTCCGCACCCTCCGCTAGGTCCTCCGAACGCAATGAATGTGGCTTTCATAGCGTCTGGCGCTATGAAAGCCACATTCATTGCACGGACGCCTACGGGAGGGGGCGCAGGCGCAGGAAGGTGATCGAATGCGGCGGGAAGGTGTGGTCGAACGACGACGACAGCCCGTCCACAGTGGACTCGACCGGCCGGATGGGCGTGGCGGTTTCGGTGTTCACCGCGTCCGGCGCGCCCGCCAGTGTGGTGACCCGCCCCCGCGGCGCGACCCGCGTGCCGCCCAGGTCGATCCGGGTCGGGGCGGCCGACGCCTGCGCGTTGACCACCTTCACGATCAGCTCACCGGTGGCGAGATCCCTGGTCACCACCTGGCGGAACGGCTCGGCCACCTTGTCGTCCGTGAACTCGCCCCATTCGACGCCGTCCAGGTACAGGGTGACGTGGCGGTCGCGCACCTCGATCCGGAGGTCGTAGGTCCGGCCCTGCTCGATCCGCGTGCCGTTCTCCACCAGGGTCTGCTTCGCCCCGCCGGTGGCCTTCTCCACGGCCGAGCGCGTGTTCGCCCAGCCGCCCAGGTTCCACCAGTAGTAGTCACCGCTGCCGCGCACGCCGAAGCCGACCAGGAAGCCCTCCGCCCCGGCCTGCTTGGTCGCCTTCACCGACAGGTCGTAGTTCCGCCAGCTCGGGTCCCCGGCGGTGACCATGGTGTTCTCGGCGGCCACATCGGACTGGACGTACGCGCCGCCGTCCACCGTCCAGTTCCCGCGCCCGCTGATGTTCGTCCACTTCCCGGCGCCCGCGGAGAAGTCGTCGGCGAACAACGGGGTGCCGTCGGCCGCGGTCACCGTGACGTCGTCGTAGCGCGCGCTGGTCGCCCACGTCGAAAGGCCCACCGCGCCGGTGATCGGGCCGTTCACGATCGGCGTCGGCGTGGCCGTGCTCGGCACCACGCGGTCACCGACGTTGGTCATGAACAGCTTCTGCGTCTCGTAACTGGTGGAGCCCCACGACGCCGCGTTGGTGAACCAGATCAGATCCGGGCGCCACTGGGTGTTGTCCCGGTCGGCGAGCAGGGGCGCGTACGAAGCCAGCCGCACCACGTCGGCGTTGCGCTCCAGCCCGGTCATGAACGCGGCCTCGGCCAGCGAGTTGGCGAAGCGGTTGTCCTGCGAGGCGTATTCACCGAGGAACACCTTGGGCCCGTTGCGATCGTAGGTGTCGTACCGGTTGTTGTTCTCCAGGAACCACTGTGGACTGTTGTAGTAGTGCTCGTCCACCATGTCCACCTTGGCCGCCCGGTTCAGCTCCCAGGCGCGGTCGAAGGTGGCGCCCGCGTCGTCGGGGCCGGAGTTGCTGATCACGGTGATCTCCGGGTACTTCTCGTTGATCGCCTTGCGGAATTCGGTGAACCGCGCGAAGAACTCGTCCGGCAGGTTCTCCTCGTTGCCCACGCCGAGATGCGTCAGCCCGAACGGTTCCGGGTGCCCCATTTCCGCGCGCCGCGCGCCCCACGGCGAGTCGGCCGGGCCGTTGGCGAACTCGATCAGGTCCAAAGTGTCCTGGATGTGCCGCCGCAGCAGTTCCGGGTCGTCGGTGGCCTGGTTCTGCCCGCACCCGGTGACCAGCGCGGGCACCACCGGCAGCGGCATCGCGCCGATGTCCTCGGCGAACTGGAAGTACTCGTAGTACCCGAGCCCGTAGGACTGGTTGTAGCCCCAGAAGTTCGCATTGGTGGCGCGTTCCTCGACCGGGCCGATGGTGTCCTTCCACTGGTACGAGCGGCGGCGCTCCCAGCCCGGTGCTTCGTAGCCCTCGTGGCTGCCGGTGTTGACCAGGCAGCCGCCGGGGAAGCGCACGAAGCCCGGCTTCAGCGCCGCGATCTTCTCCGCGAGGTCGGGCCGCAGGCCGTTGGGCCGGTTCTTGTAGGTGTCCGGGGAAAGAGCGAGACCATGTCCAGGCTGACCGACGCGCCCGCGCTCACCGTGAGCCGCCCGGTCGCGCTGGACTCGCGTGCGGTGAAGCTGCCGGTGAACTTGGCCCACTCCCCCGCCCGCGACGTGACCAGCACCGGCCGCGCCAACGCCGTGCCATCGGCGTCGGTCAGACTTGCGGTGAGCGGCGCGTCGCCGCGGGCCCACACGGAGAAGTCGTACCGCTTCCCGCGTTCGACCGCGATTCCCGCGTTGTACCCGGTGTTGGTCACGGCGAACGAATCGCCGGTCACCTCCAGCCGGAGGTAGCGGCGGTTGCGCTCGTTGAGCCTGCCCTCGTCGTCGGCCACGGTGGCGGTGCCGCCCGTGGTGGCCGGGGTCCACGCGGTCAGCCCGGTGAACGAGGCGTGGTCCGCGCGGTCGAATTCGAAGGACCGGTTCCGCACCAGCTCGGCGTACAGCCCGCCGTCGGCGGCGTGGTTGATGTCCTCGAAGAACACGCCGTACATGCTGCGTGGCAGGTCGGGTCCGGCCGCCGCCGGATCGATCTCGAGCCGGTAGGCGGGTTCGGCCTGCGCGGCCACCGGCACGGGCACGACCGTCAGCGCGGTGAGCGCGGCCAGGGAGAGCCCGAGCCGCAGTGATCGTCTGGACATCGCTGTCCTCTCGCAGAGATCCGGCAGATACCTGACATGTGAGCGCTAACATTCAGCTGGCCGCCGTCGCCCGCTGTCAACCGAGGTCCGGCCGGCCGCACAACGGGCCGTTGACATCCGGCGCAGTCCACTTCTAGGGTTCGCTCACATACCGCACGTTGTTCGAAATCTCGAACACCACGACGATGGGGTCGTACCTTTGGAAGCCGACATCCCCCGCGGCGCGATCCGCAAGATCACCCTGCGCCTGCTGCCCCTGCTGGGCCTGCTCTACGTGATCGCCTACATCGACCGGTCCAACGTCGGCTTCGCGAAGCTGACGTTGCAGGCCGAACTCGGCCTCTCGGCCACCGTGTTCACCCTCGGCCAGGTGTTCTTCTTCGTGGCGTACGCGCTGCTGGAGGTGCCGAGCAATCTCGCGCTGCACCGGTTCGGCGCGCACCGCTGGCTGGCCAGGATCATGCTCACCTGGGGCCTGGTCACCGTGGCGACCGCGCTGGTCAGCGAAACCTGGCAGTTCTACCTGGCCCGCTTCCTGCTCGGCGCGGCCGAAGCGGGCTTCTTCCCCGGCGTGCTCTACTACCTGACCCGCTGGTTCCCGTCGGCGCACCGCGGCACCGCGATCGGGCTGTTCATGCTGGCCGGCCCGGTCTCGTTCATCATCGGCAATCCGCTCATGGGCGGGCTCAACGACCTGCACGGCGTGTGGGGGCTCGACGGCTGGCAGTGGATCTTCCTCGCCACCGGCGTGCCCGCGGTGCTGGCCGCGCCGGTGGTGCTCTGGCTGCTGCCGCGCGAACCGGACACCGCGCGCTGGCTCACGCCCGCCGAACGCGGCTGGGTGCGAGCGCGGCTCGACGAGGAAGCGGCGGAGGTCGGCTCGCAGCCGCACAATCCGTGGGCGGTGCTCAAGGACCGCCGCGTGGTCTCGCTGGCCGTGTTCTTCCTCTGCTTCCCGCTGGCCACCTACGGCCTGGCGTTCTGGCTGCCCACGATCGTCGACGGCTTCGGTGAGCTGTCCGGGTTCTCGGTCGGGCTGCTTTCGGCGATCCCGTACCTGTGCGTGATGGCCGGGCTGGTGGTGGTGCCGAAGCTGGCGAAAACGCGTGGCACGCCGTTCGGCTGGCTGGCGCTGATGCTCGGGCTGAGCGCGGGCGGGTTCCTGGTGGCGGCGTTCTCCGGCAGCCCGTGGCTGCAGATGCTGGGCATCTGCGTGGCCTCGGTCGGCGGGTACGCGGCGCAGCCGGTGATGTGGGGCATCGTGCCGAGGTTCCTCTCCGGTGCGGCCGCGGCGGCCGGGATCGGCGCGATCAACGGCATCGGCAATCTCGGCGGCGGCTTCGGCCCGATGGGCATCGCGGCGGTCGTGGACGCCACCGGTTCCGCGCTGACCGGGCTGATCTTCCTCATCGTGGTGTCGGTGCTGGGCATACTGGGCACGTTCGCCCTGCGCCGCGTGCTGCGCGCGGCGCCGGTAACGAAGCCGGAGCCCGTGGCGAGTCCCTGATGACCCCCGGGAGGCGGCATGGCGATCCACTACTACGACTCGTCCGGACTGTGGATCGCCTTCCGCCGCCGGGAGAGCGACCGGTTCCTGTTCAATTCGCGCGCGGAATGGATCGGCTGGTTCCCGTGGGGCGACGCCGACGCGGTCACCACCACCGGCGACTACCTCGGCACCGTCGTCGGCGACCGCCTGCTGCGGCGGCACCACCAGCCGTATCGCGGTTACCCCGGGACGCCGGGCTTTCCCGGCTACCCTGGGCATCCCTCTTATCCGGGCCACTGGGGACCGCGCGCACTGCCGACCGGCTTCGTGGACGTACCCACCGGCCTGCTCAACCCGGCCTGAGCGATGAGGAGAACCGGCCAGCGGACTCGCTGGCCGGTGAGTTTCACGCTCGTCGCTGGTCTGTCCGGGTATGGACGAGTTGCAGCAACTGCTGGACACCCACGTCACCACCGGATCGGTCCCCGGCGCGGTGGCGCTGGTGGCACGCGGTGACGAGGTCAAGATCCGCACGGCCGGGTACGCCGACATCGAGACCGCCACGCCGATGGCCGCCGACTCGATCTTCCGGCTCGCCTCGATCAGCAAGCCGATCGTCGCCGCCGCGGTGCTGGTGCTGGTCGAGGCCGGGGTGCTGACCTTCGACGACCCCGTCGCCAAGTGGTTGCCGGAACTCGGATCGCCGATGGTGGTGCGGACTCCCGGCGGGCCGGTCGACGACGTGGTGCCCGCGGTCCGGCCGATCACCGTGGCGCACCTGCTCACCTCGACCGCGGGCTACGGCTTTTCCTCGGACTTCTCCCTCCCCGCCGTACAGGCCCTCTTCAGCGTGCAGCGCGACGGCCGCGAACCCCAGCACGTGCCGCCGCCGGACGAGTGGCTTGCCGCGCTGGCCCGCGTCCCGCTGGTCCACCAGCCGGGCGGCGCGTGGCTGTACAACACCTGCTCCGACCTCCAGGGCGTGCTGATCGCCAGGGCGAGTGGCCAGTCACTGCCGGAGTTCCTCGCCGAGCGGGTGTTCGAGCCGCTGGGCATGATCGACACCGGGTTCTCCGTGCCGGAACGCGACCGCCACCGGCTCACCACCTACTACCGCCCCGGCCCCGGCGGCTTCGAACCAGCCGACGGCCCCCAAGGCCAGTGGAGCACCCCGCCCGCGTTCCCGTCCGGTGCCGGTGGCCTGGTCTCCACCGCCCGCGACTGGCACCGGTTCGCGAGGATGCTGCTGGCCGGTGGTGAGCACGTGCTGTCCGCGGACTCGGTACGGCGGCTGACCACCGACCAGCTCACCCGGGCCCAGCGCGAAGGCAGTGAACTGTTCCTGGAGGGCCAGAGCTGGGGGTTCGGCGGCGCGGTGGACGTCGACCCGGTCGATCCGTGGATCGTGCCGGGCCGGTACGGCTGGGTCGGCGGGACCGGCACCACGGCGCACCTGGTGCCGTCGGCGGGCACGGTCACCGTCCTGCTCACCCAGCTGGCCTCGGACGGCCCGGCCGTCCCGGCGGTGATGCGCGAGTTCTGGCTGCTCACCACCCGGGAAACCGGCCCCGGATCGCCTTGATCGAGTTGCCTGGCCCCGAGCCGCACCTAGGGTGGGGCCATGACGTGCAGCGGACTGCCGGAGCAGGCGTCCCGGTGGACCGAGGACGAGCAGGAACGCGCCGAGTTGGTGCTCGGCGGGCAGGCCACCGTGGTCAACGTCCGGAAGAACGGGCCACACCGGCGGCTGGTGCCGTGGCTGGCCGAGGCCGGCCTGCTCACCTACATCGGCCACGCCGGGACCAGGCACTCGTGGCCGGAGTCGGACTTCGCCAGCCCGTTCGTGGCCGAGGCCAGGACCGATCGCGCGCTGGCGGTGCGCCTGTACGAGGAGTGGCTGGACCAGCAACCGCACCTGCTGCGGCGGCTGGGCCTCGGTGAACTGCGCGGGCGGGCGCTCGGCTGCTGGTGCGCGCCCCTGCAGTGCCACGGCGACGTGCTGGCCGGGCGCCACCGCGGCCCGCTGATCTCGATCAGGTAACGCCAGTTAGGTCCGGCGGACGAGGCAGGGCGCCGATTCCTAGGGTGCCCGGGTGACCTCGCTCCACGCCTCCCCGCACGCACCCGCGCGGCCCG
Coding sequences within:
- a CDS encoding DUF4326 domain-containing protein, producing the protein MTCSGLPEQASRWTEDEQERAELVLGGQATVVNVRKNGPHRRLVPWLAEAGLLTYIGHAGTRHSWPESDFASPFVAEARTDRALAVRLYEEWLDQQPHLLRRLGLGELRGRALGCWCAPLQCHGDVLAGRHRGPLISIR
- a CDS encoding MFS transporter, encoding MEADIPRGAIRKITLRLLPLLGLLYVIAYIDRSNVGFAKLTLQAELGLSATVFTLGQVFFFVAYALLEVPSNLALHRFGAHRWLARIMLTWGLVTVATALVSETWQFYLARFLLGAAEAGFFPGVLYYLTRWFPSAHRGTAIGLFMLAGPVSFIIGNPLMGGLNDLHGVWGLDGWQWIFLATGVPAVLAAPVVLWLLPREPDTARWLTPAERGWVRARLDEEAAEVGSQPHNPWAVLKDRRVVSLAVFFLCFPLATYGLAFWLPTIVDGFGELSGFSVGLLSAIPYLCVMAGLVVVPKLAKTRGTPFGWLALMLGLSAGGFLVAAFSGSPWLQMLGICVASVGGYAAQPVMWGIVPRFLSGAAAAAGIGAINGIGNLGGGFGPMGIAAVVDATGSALTGLIFLIVVSVLGILGTFALRRVLRAAPVTKPEPVASP
- a CDS encoding carbohydrate binding domain-containing protein, with translation MSRRSLRLGLSLAALTALTVVPVPVAAQAEPAYRLEIDPAAAGPDLPRSMYGVFFEDINHAADGGLYAELVRNRSFEFDRADHASFTGLTAWTPATTGGTATVADDEGRLNERNRRYLRLEVTGDSFAVTNTGYNAGIAVERGKRYDFSVWARGDAPLTASLTDADGTALARPVLVTSRAGEWAKFTGSFTARESSATGRLTVSAGASVSLDMVSLFPRTPTRTGPTACGPTSRRRSRR
- a CDS encoding alpha-L-arabinofuranosidase C-terminal domain-containing protein, which produces MRFPGGCLVNTGSHEGYEAPGWERRRSYQWKDTIGPVEERATNANFWGYNQSYGLGYYEYFQFAEDIGAMPLPVVPALVTGCGQNQATDDPELLRRHIQDTLDLIEFANGPADSPWGARRAEMGHPEPFGLTHLGVGNEENLPDEFFARFTEFRKAINEKYPEITVISNSGPDDAGATFDRAWELNRAAKVDMVDEHYYNSPQWFLENNNRYDTYDRNGPKVFLGEYASQDNRFANSLAEAAFMTGLERNADVVRLASYAPLLADRDNTQWRPDLIWFTNAASWGSTSYETQKLFMTNVGDRVVPSTATPTPIVNGPITGAVGLSTWATSARYDDVTVTAADGTPLFADDFSAGAGKWTNISGRGNWTVDGGAYVQSDVAAENTMVTAGDPSWRNYDLSVKATKQAGAEGFLVGFGVRGSGDYYWWNLGGWANTRSAVEKATGGAKQTLVENGTRIEQGRTYDLRIEVRDRHVTLYLDGVEWGEFTDDKVAEPFRQVVTRDLATGELIVKVVNAQASAAPTRIDLGGTRVAPRGRVTTLAGAPDAVNTETATPIRPVESTVDGLSSSFDHTFPPHSITFLRLRPLP
- a CDS encoding glycoside hydrolase family 43 protein, which translates into the protein MPTRLLLTITVLLGLFSVPEAGAATPNSGYLFAYFTGEGTPDGEQIYFAASRGDDPLAWDELNGGQPVLTSTLGDRGVRDPFLLRSADGRRFYLLATDLRMHGNGNWDQVQRTGSRSIMVWESADLVHWSAQRSVRVSPPTAGNTWAPEAYWNAATGSYVVFWASKLYAENDPQHLGDSYNRMMYATTTDFVHFSEARVWNDPGYSVIDSTVIEADGVYHRLTKDERNPSSSTPCSKFVLQESSADLLAPSWDFVADCIGKGAISRGEGPTVFKANTGDKWYLFIDEFGGRGYVPFETTDLTSGRWTVPPAYDLPSSPRHGTVLPLNPAEHHRVVRTLR
- a CDS encoding serine hydrolase domain-containing protein gives rise to the protein MDELQQLLDTHVTTGSVPGAVALVARGDEVKIRTAGYADIETATPMAADSIFRLASISKPIVAAAVLVLVEAGVLTFDDPVAKWLPELGSPMVVRTPGGPVDDVVPAVRPITVAHLLTSTAGYGFSSDFSLPAVQALFSVQRDGREPQHVPPPDEWLAALARVPLVHQPGGAWLYNTCSDLQGVLIARASGQSLPEFLAERVFEPLGMIDTGFSVPERDRHRLTTYYRPGPGGFEPADGPQGQWSTPPAFPSGAGGLVSTARDWHRFARMLLAGGEHVLSADSVRRLTTDQLTRAQREGSELFLEGQSWGFGGAVDVDPVDPWIVPGRYGWVGGTGTTAHLVPSAGTVTVLLTQLASDGPAVPAVMREFWLLTTRETGPGSP